One genomic segment of Cottoperca gobio chromosome 21, fCotGob3.1, whole genome shotgun sequence includes these proteins:
- the rpl8 gene encoding large ribosomal subunit protein uL2: MGRVIRGQRKGAGSVFKAHVKHRKGAARLRHIDFAERHGYIKGIVKDIIHDPGRGAPLAKVAFRDPYRFKKRTELFIAAEGIHTGQFIYCGKKAQLNIGNVLPVGTMPEGTIICCLEEKPGDRGKLARASGNYATVISHNPETRKSRVKLPSGSKKVISSANRAVVGVVAGGGRIDKPILKAGRAYHKYKAKRNCWPRVRGVAMNPVEHPFGGGNHQHIGKPSTIRRDAPAGRKVGLIAARRTGRLRGTKTVQEKEN; encoded by the exons ATGGGACGTGTGATCAGGGGACAGAGAAAAGGTGCGGGCTCCGTGTTCAAAGCCCACGTCAAGCACAGGAAAGGTGCTGCTAGACTCCGTCACATTGACTTCGCTGAACGCCATGGTTACATCAAGGGGATTGTGAAG GATATTATCCATGACCCCGGCCGTGGTGCTCCCCTGGCCAAAGTAGCCTTCCGTGACCCTTACAGGTTCAAGAAGAGGACCGAGCTCTTCATCGCTGCTGAGGGCATCCACACTGGACAGTTCATCTACTGCGGCAAGAAGG CTCAGCTCAACATTGGCAATGTACTTCCCGTCGGCACAATGCCCGAGGGAACCATCATCTGCTGCCTGGAGGAGAAGCCCGGAGACAGAGGCAAGCTGGCCCGTGCATCAGGAAACTACGCCACCGTCATCTCCCACAACCCTGAGACCAGGAAGTCCAGAGTAAAGCTGCCCTCAGGCTCCAAGAAAGTTATCTCCTCTGCCAACAGAGCTGTTGTCG gtgttGTTGCCGGAGGTGGTCGTATTGACAAGCCCATCCTGAAGGCTGGTCGTGCCTACCACAAGTACAAGGCCAAGAGGAACTGCTGGCCACGTGTCCGTGGTGTGGCTATGAAC CCCGTTGAGCATCCCTTCGGTGGTGGTAACCATCAACATATTGGAAAACCCTCAACAATCAGGAGGGACGCACCTGCTGGTCGCAAGGTCGGTCTTATTGCTGCCCGTCGTACAGGCAGACTGCGCGGAACAAAGACCGTACAGGAGAAGGAGAACTAA